In Isosphaera pallida ATCC 43644, the sequence TCACCGCTGGAACCGGTCGCAAGGAGAAGCGGGCCGATATCATTGCCCCCGACGTGGCCGGCGAAGCAGTCGCCGGCGAACTCAACGTGCCCGGCTCCAACCCGATCATCCACGGGCTGTTGCTGAAATGCGCGGGGCTCGTGGTGCTGATCGACTTGGTTTCGGTGCTGGAGGAGGGTCGCGAGGCCGAGCTGTTCGCCAACCAGCTTTTGGTCTACCTCACGCAGCTGCGCGGGGCCAAGCGGGGCAAGCTCAATTTACCCGTAGCCCTCGTATTCACCAAAAGCGATCTCAGCGACGAGCCAATGAACGACCCCAACGCCTTCGCCAAATCCAATGTGAGCAACCTCTATCAGTTCTGCACCTCGCAATTGTCGCGGTTTCGTTTTTTCGCCTCGGGGGTGGCCGGTTCGGTCGGCTTCCTAGTCGGTCCCACGGGTCAACGGGTCTGCGTGCCACTGCGGATCCAACCCCGGGGGATTGTCGAACCATTCGCCTGGATGTTCCAACATTACCGCTAAGACGGAGCGGATCGGCGTAGTCAACCGTTTGTATATTCCCAGTTTGCGATCCCTCCCTTTCCCCGGTTCGTTTTCGTTGGGAGGCGGCGACTTCAAAGGAGGTCGTTGACGGCAATGAACACAGTGCGTCCGGTTCCAATTTCGGCGCTAGTGGCCGATCAAGCGATCTTCACATCATTGCGGCGGGGCGGCATGTCCGGTTATCACCTGGTGTCGCGTTCACCGGGCTTGACCGAAGGGGAAGCCCGTGAAATCGCCACCACTGCGCCCTCGCACGATAGTCTCATTGTGGACGCCAACAACACGGTCTCGGTCAATTTCCAATTCCTGGCCAGTCAACGCTACGCGCTGTCACGCACCTGTCAAGGCCATCCGGAGTACTCCGGACGCGGGGGTCGCCAACTCTATACCCACTTCCTGATTTTTTCTCCCGACGTGTTAAGATACGTTCACTTTCAACCGTTTCATCTTTATCGCGACGCCTTGACCCGAGGGTTGCTGCACTACCGACCTCATCCTTCGCAACAATTACCCCGGATTCAATTTTCGAGTCTGTACCCGCTGCCCACCGCCACCTTTTGGGAAGAACGGGCTCGTGCCCTGGGGTTGGGCGACCTGCATCGCCTGGCCCGCGAGATCCGCGCGGTGCGGCGTCCGCTGGTGGTCCCGTTTGGCGGCAATCGCTCTGACTTGGTCGAGTGTCTTTTGGGAATGCTCGACGGCCCTTTGGTGGGAGCGCTGAGTTTCTCAACCAGCCTCAAACCATCCAACGTGCGGCCTTATCGCCTGTGCGTGGTGGGGGAGTCTTGACCGCCGCCACCCGTTGACCTCGCCTCGACCGATCACCCGAGTGCGAGTCCAGCTCAGCACTGAGGCTCCTGACCGGATAAAAGCGCTTCCAATCGACATTCGATTCGGCGTTTGTTCACATCGATTACTTCGAGAATACGATGAATTTGGTCCATCGGTTGGCCGCACTCAAGCGCCCAGAGGATGACGTCGAGGTTCTCATACCCCTGCTTGATCATCTCGAAGACTGGTGCGAACAGGGGTTCGTCGCGCAGTTCGCGGTTGAGCAGACCGAAATCGTTGGGATCCAGTTCGATCCAGAAGTAACGGCCTTCCAAATGTTCCAGCCAGCGCCAGCGGAGGAACGTATTCCAATGGGTTCCAATCCAATCGCGGATGGCGGTGGGACCCAGGTCGCGGTTGGCTTTCTCGCTCACGATCCATTTGTGAGTCATCGCCTCGGCGACGCTGCGTTCGTAGATGCTTCGGCGCGTCACGATCGCGGTGGCCGCCTCTGGTGGTGGATCAACGGAGCCGGACCGCGATTCGCCGGACGCCTCGCCGACCGACTCGATCGTACTCAACGGCTTGGACATCGAACAACCCATCCCTCGTTCGACCTCGATGAGCGGTGGGGAGGGAACCCTGAGCCGATCATGTTTCACCAGCCGACACCCAGGCTGGCGAGACATGACGCGCCAAAGGGATCCCACCGAGACCGACCCGCGGACCAGCGTGAGTCGCGCTGCAAGCGTTTGTCGGTGCCCGGGCGGAAAGAAAACGCCGTCGATTCTGCCCCCGCGAAGGAAGACGATCCATCAAAACCGGTGTGGGAACCCCTTCGTGTTCCCTCCTCTTGCAACGATCCAACCAGGGAGAAACACCGTAGCGGTTGGCCCCGCTCACTCCTCCACGAGACGCCCTCATGCATCACCATAAGGACGCGACCCGCCTCAACCCATGCTGCGTGGTCAATCCGCTCCTTCATCGAAACATCAAAGGGCGAATCGCGTTCCCACAGAAACGGGAACGGCTCGCACTGCAACATGTTCCACAAATGCGACGAAACCGCATCTGCGACACCACACCGTCCCCGTTCTCCTAATCTAACTCATCGCGGGGTAGATTCACAAGGCCTCCCAGATCACAGAGTCCGCAGAGGAGCTTGGTCGAGGGATTCCAACCGAAAAGGCCAATCCTAAACCCCTTCTCCAACCGATCCCGAACCAGGTTTGATGGGCTGGGTTAACCGCCAAGCCACGCCCTCCGGTCTCCCCAGCCCCATTCGGAAGGTCGTCCGCCGAAAGACCAGCGAGGGGGGAACCCTTACGATCGGTCTTTCTCGGGGCCGCCCCCGCCACTATGATAACCCGGCGGGTACGTCGTGATCCTGAATGTCGCGCCGCTCCAGGTCAAGGGAGACGTCGTCATGTCCTACCGGACCTTCAAGCACCTGCTGGGCGAAACCAGCCTGGAGCGGAAGTGTCGGTTCATCTTCGGCGGCGGCATTCTGATTTTGGTGACCGTCAGTTTTTACCTCTACGGCCACAAAACCGAAACCCTCGTGATCGGCCAAAGCACCGAGGCCGCCCGGATGCTGGTGGACCCCCTGATGAGCCAACTTCACATCCGAGCCCATCAGGACCACGACCTCAACCGCCTGGCCGACGAGATCATTGGCGTCCATTCCATCGGCAACCAGCCTCCCAAGGTCTCCTACCGCTTTTTGCCCGCCCCCAACGTCGCCTCCAACGTCCCGATGGACGACTTCGAACGCGAGACCCTCGAACGATTCTTCCAGGCCGCCGAGGCCGATAAGGAATATGCCAAGGCCGGCGACCCCAACACCCGCCCCTACGTCTTCGCCAACGGCACCGAAAAGTTCCGGGTCGATCTCCACGGCAAACCCAACGCCTATCGCTATATCCAGGCGATTCAATACAAAACCGACTGCATGAGCTGCCACTCCTTCCGACCCAACGGCGACGGCACCTACACCACGGCCTCCGTCGGCGAACTCTTCGGGGCCATCGTCATCGAATTGCCGATGGATCGGGTCAAAAAAGCAATCCACCAAAACCGCGCCATCCTCATCTCCGCCGCCCTGGTCACCGCCATTTTGGCGATGGTCGGCTCCTACATCATCGTCCGTTACGTGATCGTCAAGCCGGTCCAGCATCTCCGCGACGTCTCTGACGCCATCGGCGCGGGCAACCTCTCGATCCGGGCCAACATTCACACCGGCGACGAATTCGAAGAACTCTCGCATGCCTTCAACCGCATGTTGCACAACCTGATGGCCTATCAACAGGAGTTGCGCGACGTCAACGCCGACCTCGATCGGAAGGTGGACGAACTGGCCCAGGCTAACCTGGCGCTCTACGAGATGAACCGGCTCAAAAGTGACTTCCTGGCGACGATGAGCCACGAGCTCCGCACCCCGCTCAACTCGATCCTGGGATTCTCGGAGGTTTTGGCCGGCAGCGATCAGTTGTCCGAGAAGCATCGACGCTTCGCCAACAACATCATGACCTCCGGGCGGATGCTGCTGACGATGATCAACGACATCCTCGACCTGGCCAAGATCGAAAGCGGCAAGATGGAGGTCCGCATCGAGAATTGCTCGGCCCGCGACCTGTGCGAATCACTGGCCGCAGTGATGCGCGACGCCTTCGAGGCCAAAAACATCGACCTGAAATGCGTGATCGACGATCAGTTGCCCCTGATCCGCCAGGACCCCGGCAAGGTCAAACGCATCGTCTCCAACCTGCTGTCCAACGCTGTCAAGTTCACCCCCGAAGGAGGACGAGTCGAGTTGCGGGTCTTCGCCGAGGGACGCTTCCTCGTCATCCAGGTCGAGGATACCGGCATCGGCATCGCGCCCGAGGATCAAGAGGCGATTTTCGAGAAGTTCCGTCAACTTGCCCAGCCCCAACGCGATGACGCCGTGTTGACCCGCGAACATCAGGGGACCGGTCTGGGACTGTCGATCGTGCGCGAACTGTGCCGCCTGCTCGAAGGCGACATCAAACTCGTTAGCCAACCAGGACTCGGCAGCATCTTCACCGTCAGACTGCCCTTGAATCTCTCGCCCCGAGGGCATTTCGAGGTCAACCTCGGCGACGGCTCCGTGGATCTGTCCAAAGCCCGTTATGTTGATCCCCGCATCCCCACGCCAGTCTCCCACGCCCCAACACCCACCGCGTCTCCCGCAACCCACACCCCAGCGCGGACTCCCCACGCTGCCTTGGTCACCCGTAATCTCGTCTCCCCACCCCCCCTTCAAGAAACCAGCTAAATAGATGAAGCCAATCACACCCAACTCAAACGATTATGCCGATTCTCGCGATTAAGCGAATTCATCCATCAAAATCATGGCCTCTGCTTGTACTGAATCAATCGGTCGTGAGGATTAACTATAGTGGACGGAAGTCAATTGCTGTCCGCAAAATCAGTGCCCAAAACCACACGAGGCGGGGAATTTTTTGGCGAAAAAGGTGGGGAAACGCATCGAGTACCGTCTTCGCCGGTTTTGCGATGTACAATTCGGGTGAAGTGAATAAGGGTCGCGCCTGACGCGGCACTTCCTCCGATTCGTCATGGAGTAAGGCTGTCCTAGGACATGAATCGGCGGCTGGCGGTCGGGGAGGGTGTCCTTCTCGGGACCGGGACGACGACAGGGGGGAGCCTCCTTATTCGCACGCGCGTTCAACCACATGGTATCGACTTGAGACCATCCTCGCGTTTTTCGACCCTATGACGACCGGACGACTCGTGGTGGGCGGATGCGCTCCCGAGATTCGACCGATCGGCTTGGCATCCATCCAATGTCACCACTTGATTCGACATCGCTTCGCTCAGGAGCCTGCACGATGAATCCCGCTTCGTCTTCAGTGTTCCCCCAGTTGGCGATCCGCCGGCCTGGCCGTCGCGGCCTCGCGTTGGCCTTGGTAGGTCTCGTTTTGCCCCTGGTTGGTCTGGGCTGCCGCAACAACGCCTGCATGACCTGCGGTGGCGGAGGCCTCTTTTCCCGACAACGCCCGATCTTCCTCGACGGCGGCAGCGTCATCCGCGGCGGGACGATCGGCGAGAGCCTCAGCGTGCCAGGTTCGTCCGGCTCCTCGGTGATCTCCGAGCCGGCGCTCGATCCCTCGACCACTTCCTCGAGCAGCTACAGTTCGGCGACGCCTTCGACTAAGTCCACCCCAACGTTGCCTTCACGCGACGAGGAAATCGAACTCAAGCCGCTTGACGAGGACGAGACCCCGCCGATCCCCGACGAACTCCCGAGCTTCGACGACCTCAAGTCGCGCTCCGGCGGTGAACCGTCGTTGAATCCCAACCGGGTTAATGGAACCACCTCGCGATCCAGCTCCAACTCCAACTCCAACTCCAACTCCAATCGGCGTCCCACCGAGTACCGCCAGCCGACCGCTTCGGCGACCGTTCCCAGCAGTTCGTTCCGCTTCGCCTCGCAACGCGACTGATCGCCGCTTGTCGCCCCGTTGGCTTCATCGCCAGGCTCGATCCCGCGTGAACCCCTCCGGAACTTGCCCCGGAGCGGTTCGCCACCAGATTCGAGCCTGTCGCCAAGAGTTGACGAATCCCAACGAAGGTCGGCGCGCGGCAATTCGACCGTTGGGTGATTTGACGGGATCGCGTCACGACGGGATCAGCCCAGGCATGACTCTTCAATGTCGATGGCAATGTCGAGGTTGGGGAGGCGATCGAGACCGTCACTCCGCGACGACCCACACGTGAGCGTCGCGCTAAGGAACGATCCGGTCCGATCAATCCGGTTGATCCATGCGGGAGGCAACAATGGGGCCGATTGAACAAGCGGTCGAATTGCTTCGGCAAGCGGTGGAAAATCTGATCACCGCGTTTCTGGGCGGTTTGTTGGGGGTACTGGTTTCCAAACCCGTTCTGACCCGCTGGATGCAATGGCGTTGGGGGGGGTGGGAAGTGGAGGTGACCCAACAGGGCGAGTTGCTGACGCGGGAGCCGCTCACTCCCGAGGAGGCGCGGATGGTGGTCTCCCCTGGTGGTTCGCGGCGTCGTAAATCGGTTCACCTCAAGGGGGTGATCTCGGGAATCGGCCATCGGATTGGCGAGGATCCGGCCTCCGATCGGGCCCACGAGGTCGGGTTGACAGTGATCAACCATGCCAGTCGTCGGGTTCAAATCAACCTGGACCGCGATCCCGGCCCCCATCGTCGCGGTTCTCACACCGAGACGATCGTCGCGACACGCAGGGCACCAGCGCCCGGCCCTCTCCCAACGGGGGACCAACCCCAACCGCCCGCCGAAAACGGAGTGGAAGCCGCTGGACCAAGCCGATAAGGTGAAGGGGAAAGCGGAGGCGAAGCGTCGCGCGGCCTGACGCAACGGCGCGTCTTGCAAGGAGACCACGTGGATCGGATCGAGTCGAGTGCGGAGAGGGCAGGGAGCGCGCCAACCATGTCGGAACGGTCGCGGTTTCTGGTGGGCATCGACCTGGGCACGACCAACTGCGCTCTGGCGTATGTGGACACCAAGGGCAAGGAGAGACCGTCGGCCGATTTGAAGGTGTTCGAGATTCCTCAATTGGTCGCGCCGGGGGAATCGGCCCCACGCTCGATGCTGCCGTCGTTTTTGTACTTGCCGGGGACGCTGGAACTGCCTCCCGAAGCAGCGCGTCTGCCCTGGACCCCGCCCGAGGGACCAATTCCCAGTCGAATCGTGGGCGAGTTCGCCCGGATTCAAGGGGCGCGGGTGCCGTCCCGCTTGGTTGGTTCGGCCAAGAGTTGGCTCTGCCACGCCGGAGTCGATCGAGAAGACCCCATCCTTCCTTGGGGCGCGCCGAGCGAGGTACCCAAGGTCTCGCCAGTCGAGGCGTCGGCTGAGTATCTCCGTCACCTGCGCGACGCCTGGAACGCTCGGTTCGACCCCCACGCCCAGGACACCACGGCCCGCCTGGAACACCAGGAGATTGTCTTGACCGTGCCGGCCTCGTTCGACGAGGCGGCCCGCGAATTGACCCTCAAAGCCGCCCGCGCTGCCGGTCTTGAACGGGTCGTCCTGCTGGAGGAACCCCAAGCCGCCTTCTACTGTTGGATCGTCTCCCACCAGGAAGGCTGGCAGCGTCAACTCCGCGCCGGGGAGGTGGTTCTCGTAATCGATGTCGGCGGCGGCACCACCGACTTCAGTCTGATCACGGTGGTCGAGACGCCCGAAGGCCCCGGCTTCCGACGAGTTGCAGTGGGCGATCATTTGATGCTCGGTGGCGACAACATCGACCTCGCTTTGGCCCACCACGTTGAACAAGGTTGGGGCCATGTCCGCCTCGACGCCGATCAATGGTCGGCGCTTCGAGCCGCCTGCCGCACTGCCAAGGAGAAGCTGCTGGCCGACGACCCGCCGGAGTCGTGGCCGGTGACGATCGCCGGTCGCGGCTCCAAAGTCATCGGCGGTAGCCTCCAGGGGCGTCTGTGCCGCGAAGAGGTGGTTCGTCTCGTTGTGGACGGTTACTTCCCGCTTACCCCACGCGACGAGTTGCCCGAGCGCGGTGGCCGCTCGGCCCTGGTCGAGTTCGGCCTGCCTTATGTGGCCGACCCCGCCCTCTCTCGCCACCTCGCCGCCTTCCTCAAGCGTCACGCCCACGACACCAAGCGCGACGAGGACCGCGACCGCGGCATGGTCCGGCCCGACGCCGTGTTGTTCAACGGAGGCGCGCTGACCCCCGCGATCCTCCGCGAACGCCTCGGTGAACTGCTGGCCTCCTGGTTCGATCAACCCTGTCGAGTTCTGACCAACGACTCGCTCGACCTGGCCGTGGCGCTGGGCGCGGCCTATCGTGGGGTGGTGCGTCGCGGCGGCGGCATCCGCATCGGCGGCGGCACGGCGCGGGGGATCTACCTGGGTTTGGCCTCGGGCGAAACCACTTCTCCAACCGGCTCCAATCCAGCGACCTGGATGTGCGTGGTGCCCCGCGACGCTCAGGAAGGGGATGAGATCGCCATCAAAGGGCGCGACTTCGAGTTGGTCGTGGGACGCCCCGTCGCCTTCCCCCTGGCCGGAAGCACGGTGAGGGCCGGCGACAAGCCAGGCGACCTCCTGCCCCACGACCCCGACACCCTCTCCCCCCTGCCCCCTCTGACCAGCCTTATGAAGGTCGGCCGCAAGGCCAAAGCCGAGACGGTGCGCGTCAGTCTGGGAGCCCGGGTCACCGAGATCGGCACCGTCGAACTGTGGTGCCGCTCCCGCGACGACGACCGCCGTTGGGATCTTCAAATCCAGATTCGTTCGGCTAACCGCGTGGTCAGTTCGGTGGACGGCGTCGCGCAGAGCGATCACGTGGTTTTGGAGAAGGCAGTGCTGGATCAAGCCGCGCGGGCGGTGCGCGACGCCTTCGCCCCCCACTCCGACCCCGACGCCGCCTCCCGTTTGGTCAAACGTCTGGAGGAGATTTTCGAGTCCCCCCGCGATCAGTGGCCGATTTCGGCACTGAGATCGTTGTGGGACCCTCTGCGCGAGGTGATGGACCGCCGTGGCCTGACGCCCCGCCACGAGGGGCGTTGGTGCAACTTGGCGGGCTTCGCCCTGCGTCCGGGGACCGGCTTCCCGCTCGACGAGGCACGGGTCAAAGCGCTGTGGCCGCTGTTTCATCAAGGTCCGAAACACCCCAAGGATCAAACGGTTTGGAACGAGTGGTGGGTGATGTGGCGTCGGGTCGCCGCTGGTCTCAACCGCCGTCAGCAAGACGAATTTCATCGCAAAGTCGCCCCTCTGGTGTTGCCCGCCAAGCCGGGAGCCGCCGGAGCCCGCAAGTTGGGTCGGGCCAAGCCGGAGGGTCAGGAGGCAGTGGAACTGTGGCGCTGCCTCGCCTCGCTGGAACGATTGGCTCCTTCGCAGAAAGAAACCCTTGGAGAGGTGTTGATCCGGGATCTCGCTCGACCCAAGCCGGGGCCGGCCTCATTATGGGCCCTTGGACGCCTCGGAGCGCGGAACCTCGTGGCCGGACCGGCCAACGCGGTGGTTCCCCCCACCGTCGCCGCCCACTGGTTGGCCCCGCTGTTGAACCGCGAACCGACCGACCCCCGCGATTGCGCCGCCCTGGCTCTGACGATCGCCTGGTTGATCCAGTTCACCGGCGATCGAGCCCGCGACCTGGAACCCGATCTCCGCGACCGCGGCCGCGCCGCTTTGGAACGCCTAGGTTGCGCTCCTGAGCTGATCGACGCGGTCCAGCGCCCACCTCACGACGACATTGATCGGACCCGCGCAGCCGCGGTTCTGGGCGACTCTCTTCCCATCGGCTTGCGGCTCACCCACGCCGCTGAGTTCGAGTCCGAGCCTGAACCAGAGGAACCACCATCCTAAGTCTGTTCTCCCACTTCCCTGGCGCGCGTCTTGGGTTGACGGACCAACGCAGTCCACTCAACTGATCAGCACCATTTGACCAACCTGACGGGCCGATTGCAGCAAAGCGTCCAACACCTTCATTTGCTCAACGCCGTTTTCGGCTGGTTCAATCAGCTTATTCTGATCCAAAGAGACATGGAACGACTCGGCCATCAGACCGTATTGGTTGCGGTTGTCGAAGGTCAGCTCGGTGGGAATCTCCCGCTCAACCGCGCGTAGTAACGCCAAGGACTTGTCGCGGGGCAAAAATGCGTCCGGCACCTCCAACGACCCCTTGGTGCCGACCAGTTCGTAGCGACATCGGTAGGGTTGTTCAAACGAGCAGTCAATTTGAGCAACCACCTGGTTAGGGAAGGCGAGGGTGGCGGCGAGGGTTAGGTCCACGCCGTGAAGCGGCTTGGACCA encodes:
- a CDS encoding TRAFAC clade GTPase domain-containing protein → MPPSYSYSYSSDDSYSPSRQPPPPPMHGYGPQNPCPLCDGSCPVCMVPGDVINSIQVRQGTTPKYTAILGPSNVGKTVFLGTLLDLLSRGTGGLRGVARGAFSLALQRNVMLELERQRFPAKTPNEPDRWNWVHCEVTAGTGRKEKRADIIAPDVAGEAVAGELNVPGSNPIIHGLLLKCAGLVVLIDLVSVLEEGREAELFANQLLVYLTQLRGAKRGKLNLPVALVFTKSDLSDEPMNDPNAFAKSNVSNLYQFCTSQLSRFRFFASGVAGSVGFLVGPTGQRVCVPLRIQPRGIVEPFAWMFQHYR
- a CDS encoding GAP1-N2 domain-containing protein: MNTVRPVPISALVADQAIFTSLRRGGMSGYHLVSRSPGLTEGEAREIATTAPSHDSLIVDANNTVSVNFQFLASQRYALSRTCQGHPEYSGRGGRQLYTHFLIFSPDVLRYVHFQPFHLYRDALTRGLLHYRPHPSQQLPRIQFSSLYPLPTATFWEERARALGLGDLHRLAREIRAVRRPLVVPFGGNRSDLVECLLGMLDGPLVGALSFSTSLKPSNVRPYRLCVVGES
- a CDS encoding ATP-binding protein encodes the protein MSYRTFKHLLGETSLERKCRFIFGGGILILVTVSFYLYGHKTETLVIGQSTEAARMLVDPLMSQLHIRAHQDHDLNRLADEIIGVHSIGNQPPKVSYRFLPAPNVASNVPMDDFERETLERFFQAAEADKEYAKAGDPNTRPYVFANGTEKFRVDLHGKPNAYRYIQAIQYKTDCMSCHSFRPNGDGTYTTASVGELFGAIVIELPMDRVKKAIHQNRAILISAALVTAILAMVGSYIIVRYVIVKPVQHLRDVSDAIGAGNLSIRANIHTGDEFEELSHAFNRMLHNLMAYQQELRDVNADLDRKVDELAQANLALYEMNRLKSDFLATMSHELRTPLNSILGFSEVLAGSDQLSEKHRRFANNIMTSGRMLLTMINDILDLAKIESGKMEVRIENCSARDLCESLAAVMRDAFEAKNIDLKCVIDDQLPLIRQDPGKVKRIVSNLLSNAVKFTPEGGRVELRVFAEGRFLVIQVEDTGIGIAPEDQEAIFEKFRQLAQPQRDDAVLTREHQGTGLGLSIVRELCRLLEGDIKLVSQPGLGSIFTVRLPLNLSPRGHFEVNLGDGSVDLSKARYVDPRIPTPVSHAPTPTASPATHTPARTPHAALVTRNLVSPPPLQETS
- a CDS encoding Hsp70 family protein → MSERSRFLVGIDLGTTNCALAYVDTKGKERPSADLKVFEIPQLVAPGESAPRSMLPSFLYLPGTLELPPEAARLPWTPPEGPIPSRIVGEFARIQGARVPSRLVGSAKSWLCHAGVDREDPILPWGAPSEVPKVSPVEASAEYLRHLRDAWNARFDPHAQDTTARLEHQEIVLTVPASFDEAARELTLKAARAAGLERVVLLEEPQAAFYCWIVSHQEGWQRQLRAGEVVLVIDVGGGTTDFSLITVVETPEGPGFRRVAVGDHLMLGGDNIDLALAHHVEQGWGHVRLDADQWSALRAACRTAKEKLLADDPPESWPVTIAGRGSKVIGGSLQGRLCREEVVRLVVDGYFPLTPRDELPERGGRSALVEFGLPYVADPALSRHLAAFLKRHAHDTKRDEDRDRGMVRPDAVLFNGGALTPAILRERLGELLASWFDQPCRVLTNDSLDLAVALGAAYRGVVRRGGGIRIGGGTARGIYLGLASGETTSPTGSNPATWMCVVPRDAQEGDEIAIKGRDFELVVGRPVAFPLAGSTVRAGDKPGDLLPHDPDTLSPLPPLTSLMKVGRKAKAETVRVSLGARVTEIGTVELWCRSRDDDRRWDLQIQIRSANRVVSSVDGVAQSDHVVLEKAVLDQAARAVRDAFAPHSDPDAASRLVKRLEEIFESPRDQWPISALRSLWDPLREVMDRRGLTPRHEGRWCNLAGFALRPGTGFPLDEARVKALWPLFHQGPKHPKDQTVWNEWWVMWRRVAAGLNRRQQDEFHRKVAPLVLPAKPGAAGARKLGRAKPEGQEAVELWRCLASLERLAPSQKETLGEVLIRDLARPKPGPASLWALGRLGARNLVAGPANAVVPPTVAAHWLAPLLNREPTDPRDCAALALTIAWLIQFTGDRARDLEPDLRDRGRAALERLGCAPELIDAVQRPPHDDIDRTRAAAVLGDSLPIGLRLTHAAEFESEPEPEEPPS